The proteins below are encoded in one region of Streptomyces cyanogenus:
- a CDS encoding phosphatidylglycerol lysyltransferase domain-containing protein — MPAQETTLIPPPVPAPRTPRRGIRFLPTPLRDHPGGRRLRTRAATATVWYLRLLAVLNIAAVVSLPFREEVHEHNAGQYFTPYLATAGLVSAALALFLAVVMRRRKRAAWLFNLLLAGPLLGLYAVALTHAPYREHAFNWVSTALTGLFVAALLLGRREFDAIGDRSNPRLALAVGVGGTLVSGGLGTLLVHTTNKVTGAALKDEIAYTLLRGISVGPLADRVPAVHAPRWADMTVNVLMAATFLLVLYACFRAPRGARLLAEEDERRLRDLLDRHGERDSLGYFALRRDKSVIFSPSGKAAIAYRVVGGVSLASGDPLGDLEAWPGAIDAWLAEARRHAWTPAVMGASEEAGTVYARHGLDALELGDEAIVDLADFTLEGRAMRVVRQAHNRVRRAGYTVRVRRHEDIPAEEMAVLVERADHWRDGATERGFSMALGRLGDPSDGRCVMLECRDANGEPRALLSFVPWGERGLSLDLMRRDRACENGLMEYMVVELLCQAKELGIDRVSLNFAMFRSVFERGARLGAGPVLRLWRSVLTFFSRWWQIESLYRANAKYRPVWEPRFLLFAKSSDIPRIGLASARAEGFLTLPGRS; from the coding sequence ATGCCCGCACAAGAGACGACCCTGATCCCGCCACCGGTTCCCGCTCCCCGCACCCCCCGCCGTGGCATCCGCTTCCTCCCGACCCCGCTGCGCGACCACCCCGGCGGCCGGCGGCTGCGCACCCGCGCCGCCACGGCCACCGTCTGGTACCTGCGACTGCTCGCCGTACTGAACATCGCGGCGGTGGTGTCCCTGCCGTTCCGCGAGGAGGTGCACGAGCACAACGCGGGCCAGTACTTCACCCCGTACCTGGCCACCGCCGGCCTGGTCTCGGCGGCCCTCGCCCTGTTCCTCGCGGTGGTGATGCGCCGCCGCAAACGCGCCGCCTGGCTCTTCAACCTCCTCCTCGCCGGCCCCCTCCTCGGCCTCTACGCCGTCGCCCTGACCCACGCCCCCTACCGCGAGCACGCCTTCAACTGGGTCTCCACGGCCTTGACCGGCCTGTTCGTCGCCGCCCTGCTGCTCGGCCGCCGTGAGTTCGACGCCATCGGCGACCGCTCCAACCCGCGCCTGGCGCTCGCCGTCGGCGTGGGCGGCACCCTCGTCAGCGGCGGCCTCGGCACCCTGCTGGTGCACACGACGAACAAGGTCACCGGGGCCGCCCTGAAGGACGAGATCGCCTACACCCTGCTGCGCGGCATCAGCGTCGGCCCGCTCGCCGACCGCGTCCCCGCCGTCCACGCACCCCGCTGGGCGGACATGACCGTCAACGTCCTCATGGCCGCCACCTTCCTGCTGGTCCTGTACGCCTGCTTCCGCGCCCCGCGCGGCGCCCGCCTGCTGGCCGAGGAGGACGAGCGCAGGCTGCGCGACCTGCTGGACCGGCACGGCGAGCGCGACTCCCTCGGCTACTTCGCGCTGCGCCGCGACAAGTCCGTCATCTTCTCCCCCAGCGGCAAGGCGGCCATCGCCTACCGCGTCGTCGGCGGGGTCAGCCTCGCCTCCGGCGACCCGCTCGGCGACCTGGAGGCCTGGCCGGGCGCCATCGACGCCTGGCTCGCCGAGGCCCGCCGGCACGCCTGGACCCCGGCCGTGATGGGCGCGAGCGAGGAAGCGGGCACGGTCTACGCCCGGCACGGCCTGGACGCGCTCGAACTGGGCGACGAGGCGATCGTGGACCTCGCCGACTTCACCCTGGAGGGCCGGGCCATGCGCGTGGTCCGCCAGGCCCACAACCGGGTCCGCCGGGCCGGCTACACGGTCCGCGTCCGTCGCCACGAGGACATCCCCGCCGAGGAGATGGCGGTCCTCGTGGAGCGCGCCGACCACTGGCGCGACGGTGCCACCGAACGCGGCTTCTCCATGGCCCTCGGCCGCCTCGGCGACCCCTCCGACGGCCGCTGCGTGATGCTGGAGTGCCGGGACGCGAACGGCGAACCCCGCGCCCTGCTCAGCTTCGTCCCCTGGGGGGAGCGCGGCCTCTCCCTGGACCTGATGCGCCGCGACCGCGCCTGCGAGAACGGCCTGATGGAGTACATGGTCGTCGAACTCCTCTGCCAGGCGAAGGAGTTGGGCATCGACCGGGTCTCGCTCAACTTCGCGATGTTCCGCTCGGTCTTCGAGCGCGGTGCCCGCCTCGGCGCGGGCCCGGTGCTGCGCCTGTGGCGCTCGGTCCTCACCTTCTTCTCCCGCTGGTGGCAGATCGAGTCCCTGTACCGCGCCAACGCCAAGTACCGGCCCGTGTGGGAACCCCGTTTCCTGCTGTTCGCCAAGAGCAGCGACATCCCGAGGATCGGCCTGGCGAGCGCCCGCGCGGAGGGCTTCCTCACCCTGCCGGGCCGCTCATAA
- a CDS encoding NADP-dependent oxidoreductase: MRAAVVRTFGGPEAVEIAEVPVPEPGARQVRIKVAAGALNPVDAGVRAGFFGGAGKTLGLGWDAAGTVDAVGAAAAWQVGDPVVALVAGVAGPLGAHAEYVVVDTDAVAKAPAVVDAVHAGTLPLNGLTALQALDLLVLAPGGSLLVTGAAGAVGGFAVQLAAHRGIEVTGQGRAGDEELVRSLGAAHFTSEGVPPGSVDAVLDAAVLGEAALEWVRDGGAYVGVHPGAEPGSVRGVRTGAVEVAAHGVQLAELVRLVDEGVLTLRVAETYALEEAAKAHARLGEGGVRGRLVLVP; the protein is encoded by the coding sequence ATGCGTGCTGCTGTGGTGAGGACGTTCGGCGGGCCGGAAGCGGTGGAGATCGCGGAGGTGCCGGTGCCGGAGCCGGGGGCGCGGCAGGTGCGGATCAAGGTGGCCGCGGGGGCGCTGAACCCCGTGGACGCGGGGGTGCGCGCCGGTTTCTTCGGCGGGGCCGGCAAGACGCTCGGGCTCGGCTGGGACGCGGCCGGGACGGTGGACGCGGTCGGTGCGGCCGCGGCCTGGCAGGTCGGCGACCCGGTGGTGGCGCTGGTGGCGGGGGTGGCCGGCCCGCTGGGGGCGCACGCGGAGTACGTCGTGGTGGACACGGACGCGGTGGCGAAGGCGCCGGCCGTGGTGGACGCCGTGCACGCGGGCACGCTGCCGCTGAACGGGCTGACCGCGCTCCAGGCGCTGGACCTGCTGGTTCTCGCGCCGGGCGGGTCGCTGCTGGTGACCGGGGCGGCGGGGGCGGTCGGCGGGTTCGCGGTGCAGCTGGCGGCGCACCGGGGGATCGAGGTGACCGGGCAGGGCCGCGCGGGCGACGAGGAACTGGTGCGTTCGCTGGGTGCCGCGCACTTCACATCCGAGGGGGTGCCGCCGGGGAGTGTGGACGCGGTGCTGGACGCGGCGGTGCTCGGCGAGGCGGCCCTGGAGTGGGTCCGGGACGGGGGCGCGTACGTCGGGGTCCACCCTGGGGCGGAGCCCGGGTCGGTGCGCGGGGTGCGGACCGGGGCCGTGGAGGTGGCCGCGCACGGGGTGCAGCTGGCGGAGCTGGTGCGGCTGGTGGACGAGGGGGTGCTGACCCTTCGGGTGGCCGAGACCTATGCCCTGGAGGAGGCGGCGAAGGCGCACGCCCGGCTGGGTGAGGGCGGCGTGCGGGGACGGCTGGTGCTGGTGCCGTAG
- a CDS encoding MFS transporter, protein MSVATARPDGASAALTPRLRLVLVLLLAAQFMLAVDFSILNVALPVIGAGLGFPLARLQWIGTAFALCAAGFTLLFGRVADLFGRRRLFLGGLVVLGAASLAGGLARSPEVLITARVFQGLATAAVTPAGLSLLTTAFPEGPLREKALGLNGALMSAGFTTGAILGGLLTDLLSWRWAFFVNVPVALAVLLVAPAVIAESRPAERPRLDVPGAVTVTLGLLAVVLGLTQAGERGWGAPVALLPLAAGLVLLLVFGAVERRVSAPLVPPHVLGRRSVAWGNLAGLVAFLTETSLVFLLTLYLQEVLGFSPLAAGLSFGVLGAGTVAGGALAPRWIGRFGATRALLAGGLGQALFTAALLGLGTGRSSLWLLLAATFAGGVGNMLVIVGFMVTATSGLADHEQGLATGLATMTQQIGITMGTPVMSAVATAAMTGTGALAVLGGLKTAIALNAALVLLGTLTSALFLREKAR, encoded by the coding sequence ATGTCCGTCGCAACCGCCCGCCCGGACGGCGCATCCGCCGCCCTGACCCCCCGGCTCCGCCTGGTGCTGGTGCTGCTGCTCGCGGCCCAGTTCATGCTGGCCGTGGACTTCTCCATCCTGAACGTGGCCCTGCCGGTGATCGGTGCGGGCCTCGGTTTCCCGCTCGCCCGTCTGCAGTGGATCGGCACGGCGTTCGCCCTGTGCGCGGCCGGGTTCACGCTGCTGTTCGGCCGGGTCGCCGACCTCTTCGGCCGCCGCCGGCTGTTCCTGGGCGGTCTGGTCGTCCTCGGTGCGGCCTCGCTGGCGGGCGGGCTGGCGCGGAGCCCGGAGGTGCTGATCACGGCCCGGGTGTTCCAGGGGCTGGCCACCGCCGCGGTCACCCCGGCCGGTCTGTCGCTGCTGACGACGGCCTTCCCGGAGGGCCCGCTGCGGGAGAAGGCGCTCGGCCTCAACGGGGCGCTGATGTCGGCCGGTTTCACCACGGGCGCGATCCTCGGCGGGCTGCTGACCGACCTGCTGTCCTGGCGCTGGGCGTTCTTCGTCAACGTACCAGTGGCGCTCGCCGTGCTCCTGGTCGCGCCCGCGGTCATCGCCGAGTCCCGGCCCGCCGAGCGGCCGCGGCTGGACGTGCCGGGGGCGGTCACGGTGACGCTCGGGCTGCTGGCGGTGGTCCTCGGGCTGACGCAGGCCGGTGAGCGGGGCTGGGGCGCGCCGGTCGCGCTGCTGCCGCTGGCGGCCGGGCTGGTGCTGCTGCTGGTGTTCGGGGCGGTGGAGCGCCGGGTGTCCGCGCCGCTGGTGCCGCCGCACGTGCTGGGCAGGCGGTCGGTGGCGTGGGGCAACCTCGCCGGTCTGGTCGCGTTCCTCACCGAGACGTCGCTGGTGTTCCTGCTGACCCTGTACCTGCAGGAGGTGCTCGGCTTCTCCCCGCTGGCCGCCGGGTTGTCCTTCGGTGTGCTGGGTGCGGGGACGGTGGCCGGCGGTGCCCTCGCCCCGCGGTGGATCGGCAGGTTCGGCGCCACCCGTGCGCTCCTGGCCGGCGGGCTCGGCCAGGCCCTGTTCACGGCGGCCCTGCTCGGGCTCGGCACCGGCCGTTCCTCGCTGTGGCTGCTGCTGGCCGCGACCTTCGCCGGCGGTGTGGGCAACATGCTGGTCATCGTCGGGTTCATGGTGACCGCCACCTCGGGTCTCGCCGACCACGAGCAGGGTCTGGCGACCGGGCTCGCGACGATGACCCAGCAGATCGGCATCACCATGGGCACGCCGGTGATGAGCGCGGTGGCCACCGCCGCGATGACCGGTACGGGGGCCCTGGCCGTCCTCGGCGGCCTGAAGACGGCGATCGCGCTGAACGCGGCCCTGGTGCTCCTCGGCACCCTGACCAGCGCGCTGTTCCTGCGGGAAAAGGCCCGCTGA
- a CDS encoding LLM class flavin-dependent oxidoreductase — protein MQFGIFTVGDVTPDPTTGRTPTERERIKAMVAIALKAEEVGLDVFATGEHHNPPFVPSSPTTMLGYIAARTEKLILSTSTTLITTNDPVKIAEDYAMLQHLADGRVDLMMGRGNTGPVYPWFGKDIREGINLAVENYALLRRLWTEDVVDWEGRFRTPLQGFTSTPRPLDDVAPFVWHGSIRSPEIAEQAAYYGDGFFHNNIFWPADHTKRMVEFYRRRYAHYGHGTPEQAIVGLGGQVFMRKNSQDAVKEFRPYFDNAPVYGHGPSLEDFTEQTPLTVGSPQQVIDKTLSFREYAGDYQRQLFLMDHAGLPLKTVLEQLDLLGEEVVPVLREEFAKGRPADVPEAPTHQSLLAAKEKEAATV, from the coding sequence ATGCAGTTCGGGATCTTCACGGTCGGCGACGTCACGCCGGACCCCACCACGGGGCGGACCCCGACCGAGCGCGAGCGGATCAAGGCCATGGTCGCCATCGCGCTGAAGGCCGAGGAGGTCGGGCTCGACGTCTTCGCGACCGGTGAGCACCACAACCCGCCGTTCGTGCCGTCGTCCCCGACCACCATGCTCGGCTACATAGCCGCGCGGACGGAGAAGCTGATCCTCTCCACGTCCACCACGCTGATCACCACCAACGACCCGGTGAAGATCGCGGAGGACTACGCGATGCTCCAGCACCTGGCCGACGGGCGCGTCGACCTGATGATGGGCCGCGGCAACACCGGGCCGGTCTACCCCTGGTTCGGGAAGGACATCCGGGAGGGCATCAACCTCGCCGTCGAGAACTACGCCCTGCTGCGCCGCCTGTGGACCGAGGACGTCGTGGACTGGGAGGGCAGGTTCCGCACGCCGTTGCAGGGCTTCACCTCCACCCCGCGTCCGCTGGACGACGTGGCGCCGTTCGTGTGGCACGGCTCGATCCGCTCGCCGGAGATCGCCGAGCAGGCCGCGTACTACGGCGACGGCTTCTTCCACAACAACATCTTCTGGCCCGCCGACCACACCAAGCGGATGGTGGAGTTCTACCGCAGGCGGTACGCCCACTACGGGCACGGCACGCCCGAGCAGGCGATCGTCGGCCTGGGCGGCCAGGTGTTCATGCGGAAGAACTCGCAGGACGCCGTGAAGGAGTTCCGGCCGTACTTCGACAACGCGCCGGTGTACGGCCACGGGCCCTCACTGGAGGACTTCACCGAGCAGACCCCGCTGACGGTGGGGTCCCCGCAGCAGGTGATCGACAAGACCCTGTCCTTCCGCGAGTACGCCGGTGACTACCAGCGCCAGCTGTTCCTCATGGACCACGCGGGGCTGCCGCTGAAGACCGTGCTGGAACAGCTCGACCTGCTCGGCGAGGAGGTCGTGCCCGTGCTGCGCGAGGAGTTCGCGAAGGGGCGCCCGGCGGACGTGCCGGAGGCGCCGACCCACCAGTCGCTGCTCGCCGCGAAGGAGAAGGAGGCGGCCACCGTATGA
- a CDS encoding winged helix-turn-helix transcriptional regulator codes for MATMTAAQRREQARADYDAFLRSCPTNQLLGRLSDKWVSLVVAALTPGPLRYSDLSRKIAGVSPKMLTQTLRALERDGIVSRTVTPSVPVRVDYALTPLGASLAGLLTAVKDWAETHFDEVRTARERYDADNPA; via the coding sequence ATGGCCACCATGACCGCCGCCCAGCGCCGCGAACAGGCCCGCGCCGACTACGACGCCTTCCTGCGCAGCTGCCCCACCAACCAGCTCCTCGGACGGCTGAGCGACAAGTGGGTCAGCCTCGTCGTCGCCGCCCTGACTCCCGGCCCCCTGCGCTACAGCGACCTCAGCCGCAAGATCGCCGGCGTCAGCCCCAAGATGCTCACCCAGACCCTGCGCGCCCTCGAACGGGACGGCATCGTCAGCCGCACCGTCACCCCCAGCGTCCCGGTCCGCGTCGACTACGCCCTCACCCCCCTCGGCGCCAGCCTCGCCGGCCTGCTCACCGCCGTGAAGGACTGGGCGGAGACCCACTTCGACGAGGTCCGCACGGCCCGCGAACGCTACGACGCCGACAACCCCGCCTGA
- a CDS encoding response regulator transcription factor gives MPQTVLLAEDDRAIRHALERALTLEGYQVTAVADGVEALAQAHKNPPDVLVLDVMMPGIDGLQVCRVLRAEGDRTPILMLTALVETADRIAGLDAGADDYVVKPFDVEEVFARLRALLRRTSPVPAGAAAPEGPVREAQVSDRQVEAAGIRMDLQARRAWRGRRELELTRTEFELLELLARNAGIVLDHSTIYDRIWGYDFGPGSKNLAVYVGYLRRKLDEPGAPQLIHTVRGVGYVLRED, from the coding sequence GTGCCCCAGACTGTGCTGCTCGCTGAAGACGACCGCGCCATCCGTCATGCCCTGGAGCGGGCCCTGACGCTGGAGGGGTACCAGGTGACGGCGGTCGCCGACGGCGTGGAAGCGCTGGCGCAGGCGCACAAGAACCCGCCGGACGTCCTCGTCCTGGACGTGATGATGCCGGGCATCGACGGCCTCCAGGTCTGCCGGGTGCTGCGCGCCGAGGGCGACCGCACCCCGATCCTCATGCTCACCGCCCTCGTGGAGACCGCCGACCGCATCGCGGGCCTGGACGCCGGCGCCGACGACTACGTGGTCAAGCCGTTCGACGTCGAGGAGGTCTTCGCGCGGCTGCGCGCGCTGCTGCGCCGCACCAGCCCGGTGCCCGCCGGCGCCGCCGCCCCCGAGGGACCGGTCCGCGAGGCACAGGTCTCCGACCGGCAGGTGGAGGCCGCCGGTATCCGCATGGACCTCCAGGCCCGCCGGGCCTGGCGCGGCCGGCGCGAGCTGGAACTGACCCGCACCGAGTTCGAGCTGCTGGAACTGCTGGCCCGCAACGCGGGCATCGTCCTCGACCACTCCACGATCTACGACCGGATCTGGGGGTACGACTTCGGCCCCGGCTCCAAGAACCTCGCCGTCTACGTCGGCTACCTCCGCCGCAAGCTGGACGAGCCGGGCGCTCCGCAGCTGATCCACACCGTGCGGGGCGTGGGTTACGTGCTGCGGGAGGACTAG
- a CDS encoding helix-turn-helix transcriptional regulator — translation MDASSELGDFLKSRRAALRPQDVGLPAAPARRRVAGLRREELALLAGVSITHYTRLEQGRAAGVSDSVLDAIARTLRLTEDETAHLRDLARPAARRRPPATRAAHATRSARQLLAAMTDVPALLLDRRSDVLAWNRLGHALLAPHLPWDGPDTPAARPNLVRMLFLDERYRARYTDWQEEAHLAVASLRLVAGRHPDDRALAELIGHLSIQSDEFTALWARHPVRTCTSGTKSLHHPAVGTLELSFENLCLPGTADQRLIAYTAEPGTPSDAALRLLAATTAPTEPERPTLDAH, via the coding sequence ATGGACGCGTCGTCCGAGCTGGGAGACTTCCTGAAGTCCCGCCGTGCCGCGCTGCGGCCGCAGGACGTCGGCCTCCCGGCCGCGCCGGCCCGCCGCCGGGTCGCCGGACTGCGCCGCGAGGAACTGGCCCTGCTCGCGGGCGTCAGCATCACCCACTACACCCGCCTGGAACAGGGCCGCGCGGCCGGCGTCTCCGACTCCGTGCTGGACGCCATCGCCCGCACCCTCCGGCTCACCGAGGACGAGACCGCCCACCTCAGGGACCTGGCCCGGCCCGCCGCCCGGCGCCGCCCGCCCGCGACCCGCGCCGCCCACGCGACACGGTCGGCCCGCCAGTTGCTCGCCGCCATGACGGACGTACCCGCACTCCTCCTGGACCGGCGGAGCGACGTCCTGGCCTGGAACCGGCTCGGCCACGCCCTGCTCGCCCCGCACCTGCCGTGGGACGGCCCGGACACCCCCGCCGCCCGCCCCAACCTCGTCCGCATGCTGTTCCTGGACGAGCGCTACCGGGCCCGGTACACCGACTGGCAGGAGGAGGCCCACCTCGCGGTCGCCTCCCTGCGCCTGGTCGCCGGCCGGCACCCCGACGACCGCGCCCTGGCCGAACTGATCGGCCACCTGTCCATCCAGAGCGACGAGTTCACCGCCCTGTGGGCCCGGCACCCGGTCCGCACCTGCACCTCCGGGACCAAGTCCCTGCACCACCCGGCCGTCGGCACCCTGGAGCTGAGCTTCGAGAACCTGTGCCTGCCCGGCACCGCGGACCAGCGCCTCATCGCCTACACCGCCGAGCCGGGCACCCCCTCCGACGCGGCCCTGCGTCTCCTGGCCGCCACCACGGCCCCCACCGAGCCGGAACGGCCCACCCTGGACGCGCACTGA
- a CDS encoding sensor histidine kinase yields MGRRWRLPAGPRPKLVSLRTTFAVSFAAVTAAVTILVGILSYNSAARLVRVDQQSVFTQVVQDVQDEVRQHPMGPDDFSSSRPGHDLVRPARTDVQVLGAQGQIMDHGSPVLPVTSRDRAMALAWTAGSVVEHKDVRVDADLFRIATVSLGQGRGAVQVAQEFSDTEDLLRALQQRTLIVMSAVVVAAGLFGWWLARRITRRLVILTSAAEDVARTRQLGIQVPVAGLDEVGRLGRAFDRMLGRLAQSEEDQRRLVQDAGHELRTPLTSLRTNISLLRRIDELPPATREELVADLSQEARELTDLVNELVDLAAGQSDNEPPQRVDLADLAEDVVGLARRRTGRDVVLHAAGDTTTDGRPGMLQRAISNLVENAAKFDRDGKAPIEVSVTGPARPGTVRVEVLDRGPGIAEGDLVRIFDRFYRAADARSLPGSGLGLSIVREIAMAHGGAPFAFRREGGGAVIGFTVGGGYVPGGGTGT; encoded by the coding sequence GTGGGCCGCCGCTGGCGGCTGCCGGCCGGGCCCCGGCCGAAGCTGGTCTCCCTGCGCACGACCTTCGCCGTCTCCTTCGCGGCCGTCACCGCCGCCGTCACCATCCTGGTCGGCATCCTGTCGTACAACTCCGCCGCCCGGCTCGTCCGCGTGGACCAGCAGTCGGTGTTCACGCAGGTCGTGCAGGACGTGCAGGACGAGGTGCGGCAGCACCCGATGGGCCCCGACGACTTCTCCTCCTCCCGCCCCGGGCACGACCTGGTCCGCCCCGCCCGCACCGACGTGCAGGTGCTGGGCGCGCAGGGGCAGATCATGGACCACGGCAGCCCGGTGCTGCCGGTCACCTCCCGGGACCGGGCCATGGCCCTCGCGTGGACGGCCGGGAGCGTGGTGGAGCACAAGGACGTACGGGTGGACGCGGACCTGTTCCGCATCGCCACCGTCTCGCTCGGCCAGGGGCGGGGCGCCGTCCAGGTCGCGCAGGAGTTCAGCGACACCGAGGACCTGCTGCGGGCGCTGCAGCAGCGGACGCTGATCGTGATGTCGGCGGTCGTGGTGGCGGCCGGGCTGTTCGGGTGGTGGCTGGCCCGGCGGATCACCCGGCGCCTGGTGATCCTCACCTCCGCCGCCGAGGACGTCGCCCGCACCCGGCAGCTGGGCATCCAGGTCCCGGTGGCCGGGCTGGACGAGGTGGGGCGGCTGGGCCGCGCCTTCGACCGGATGCTGGGACGGCTCGCGCAGTCGGAGGAGGACCAGCGCAGGCTGGTGCAGGACGCCGGCCACGAGCTGCGGACGCCGCTCACCTCGCTGCGCACGAACATCTCGCTGCTGCGGCGGATCGACGAACTCCCGCCCGCCACCCGGGAGGAGCTCGTCGCCGACCTCTCCCAGGAGGCCCGGGAGCTGACCGACCTCGTCAACGAGCTGGTGGACCTCGCAGCCGGACAGTCCGACAACGAGCCGCCCCAGCGGGTGGACCTCGCCGACCTCGCCGAGGACGTCGTCGGGCTGGCCCGGCGCCGTACCGGGCGGGACGTCGTGCTGCACGCCGCCGGTGACACGACCACCGACGGACGGCCCGGGATGCTCCAGCGGGCCATCTCCAACCTGGTGGAGAACGCGGCCAAGTTCGACCGGGACGGCAAGGCGCCGATCGAGGTCAGCGTCACCGGGCCGGCCCGGCCGGGCACGGTACGGGTGGAAGTGCTGGACCGGGGGCCCGGGATCGCCGAGGGCGACCTCGTCCGCATCTTCGACCGCTTCTACCGCGCCGCCGACGCCCGCTCCCTGCCCGGCTCCGGCCTCGGCCTGTCCATCGTCCGGGAGATCGCCATGGCCCATGGCGGCGCCCCCTTCGCCTTCCGCCGGGAGGGCGGCGGCGCGGTCATCGGGTTCACGGTGGGCGGCGGATACGTCCCGGGCGGCGGCACCGGCACCTGA
- a CDS encoding M55 family metallopeptidase — translation MRIYVSVDMEGVTGLVDADDVQPGGRDYERGRAMMAEDVNAAVRGALAAGATGVLVNDAHGPMRNLLPEALHPAARLVRGRPKRLGMLEGLTGEYDAALCVGYHARAGALGVLSHSFMGHEIEDMWLDGRPVGEIGLAHATAAALGVPVVALTGDDAACAEMTEWDPSVETVPVKYAHDRFAAELRPEAEAREAIAEAVTRALTPSPARPAPPAAEATLTVRWQSASVAATLLGIPGVTAEDARTVRATGPLPALYRQFGVWMRVAASLTNQPPYC, via the coding sequence GTGCGGATATACGTGAGCGTCGACATGGAAGGCGTCACCGGGCTGGTGGACGCCGACGACGTCCAGCCGGGCGGCCGGGACTACGAGCGGGGCCGCGCCATGATGGCCGAGGACGTCAACGCCGCCGTACGCGGCGCGCTGGCTGCCGGCGCGACCGGCGTCCTGGTCAACGACGCCCACGGGCCGATGCGCAACCTGCTCCCCGAGGCACTGCACCCGGCGGCCCGCCTGGTGCGCGGCAGGCCCAAGCGACTCGGCATGCTGGAGGGCCTGACCGGGGAGTACGACGCGGCGCTGTGCGTCGGCTACCACGCCCGGGCCGGCGCGCTGGGCGTGCTCAGCCACAGCTTCATGGGCCACGAGATCGAGGACATGTGGCTGGACGGCCGCCCGGTCGGCGAGATCGGCCTCGCCCACGCCACGGCGGCGGCCCTCGGCGTGCCGGTCGTGGCCCTCACGGGTGACGACGCGGCGTGCGCGGAGATGACGGAGTGGGACCCCTCGGTCGAGACCGTCCCGGTGAAGTACGCCCACGACCGGTTCGCGGCCGAGCTGCGGCCGGAGGCGGAGGCGCGGGAGGCCATCGCGGAGGCGGTCACCCGCGCGCTGACCCCGTCCCCGGCCCGCCCCGCACCGCCCGCCGCCGAGGCGACCCTCACCGTCCGCTGGCAGTCCGCCTCGGTCGCCGCCACCCTGCTCGGCATCCCCGGTGTGACCGCCGAGGACGCCCGGACGGTCCGGGCGACCGGCCCGCTGCCCGCGCTGTACCGGCAGTTCGGGGTGTGGATGCGGGTGGCGGCCTCCCTCACCAACCAGCCGCCGTACTGCTGA
- a CDS encoding CE1759 family FMN reductase, producing MKLVVVSAGLSIPSSTRLLADRLAAAVGRQTPVALEVVELRELAVEIAHNFTNGFAGKHLAAAQDAVAGADGLIVVTPVFSASYSGLFKSFFDVLDKDALAGKPVLIGATGGTGRHSLVLEHALRPLFAYLRAVVVPTGVYAASQDWGADGLAARIERAAAELAALMPLAPRGDEDTVVPFAEQLAALQR from the coding sequence ATGAAGCTCGTCGTCGTGTCGGCGGGACTGAGCATCCCGTCCTCCACCCGGCTGCTCGCCGACCGGCTGGCCGCCGCCGTCGGCCGGCAGACGCCGGTGGCCCTCGAGGTGGTGGAGCTGCGTGAGCTCGCCGTCGAGATCGCGCACAACTTCACCAACGGGTTCGCGGGCAAGCATCTCGCCGCCGCGCAGGACGCGGTGGCGGGGGCCGACGGACTGATCGTCGTCACGCCCGTGTTCAGCGCGTCGTACAGCGGGCTGTTCAAGTCGTTCTTCGACGTGCTGGACAAGGACGCGCTGGCCGGGAAGCCGGTGCTGATCGGTGCGACCGGGGGTACGGGGCGGCACTCGCTGGTGCTGGAGCACGCGCTGCGGCCGCTGTTCGCCTACCTGCGGGCCGTGGTCGTGCCGACCGGGGTGTACGCGGCGTCCCAGGACTGGGGCGCGGACGGGCTGGCCGCGCGGATCGAACGGGCGGCGGCCGAGCTGGCCGCGCTCATGCCGTTGGCCCCGCGCGGGGACGAGGACACGGTGGTGCCCTTCGCCGAACAGCTGGCGGCGCTACAGCGCTGA